A stretch of DNA from Streptomyces venezuelae:
CCCGCTCACCGCAACGCGCGAGCGGATCGAGCGCGACATCGAGGACGAAGACCGCGACGACTTCCTCATCCTGCTGCCCGACAGCACCCCGGTCGGACACGTTGCGCTGTGCGGTCAGAACCTGGTCGACGGCACTGCCCGGGTCGAGCTGATGCTCGCCCCGGGGCACCGTGGGCGCGGCCACGGCACCGCCGCCCTGGACGCCGTGGTGGACCTGGCCTTCGGGGAACTCCCGATGTACCGGCTCACGGCAGAGACGCACACCGACAACGACCCCGCCCTCGGCGTCCTCGCCAAGTCGGGCTTCAGCAGGGAAGGGACCAGCCGCGCCGCCTGCCTCCACCGCGGTCGCCGCCACGATCTCGCCGTGTTCATGCTGCTCCG
This window harbors:
- a CDS encoding GNAT family N-acetyltransferase; its protein translation is MIENFGMAGDEQGVEPERELSWRAESVGLAALDTDDAELVHSWRSDPVAAHHIGFWPRPLTATRERIERDIEDEDRDDFLILLPDSTPVGHVALCGQNLVDGTARVELMLAPGHRGRGHGTAALDAVVDLAFGELPMYRLTAETHTDNDPALGVLAKSGFSREGTSRAACLHRGRRHDLAVFMLLRPEWEGLNRPRAWDA